The proteins below come from a single Pseudochaenichthys georgianus chromosome 14, fPseGeo1.2, whole genome shotgun sequence genomic window:
- the mtmr2 gene encoding phosphatidylinositol-3,5-bisphosphate 3-phosphatase MTMR2 isoform X1, translating into MEKSGSIDSLGSKRFSSRQPSVDSLSSTSTSRSDRSAQAKAASAMSCDSGATPTELSPELRVKPKTAAKQVPRDSDKEEPQLLPNETVHDMAQDVTYFCPFIGAMRGTVTVTNYRLFFRCMDREPSFVLDLPLGVVSRVEKIGSASSRGDVSYGLVCKDMRNLRFAHKQLEDTLRKSIFEVLVKFAFPVSNGLQIFACEYGQVFPENGWKVYDAVSEYKRQGIPNESWRVTKVNDHYEVCDTYPSTLAVPVNIPDEELKRVAAFRAKGRIPVLSWIHPESQATVTRCSQPMVGVNGKRSKEDEKYLQAIMDANAQSHKLFIFDARPSVNAAANKMKGGGYESEDAYQNAELVFLDIHNIHVMRESLRKLKDVVYPNIEDSHWLSNLESTHWLEHIKLILAGALRIADKVESGKTSVVVHCSDGWDRTGQLTSLAMLMLDAHYRTIRGFEVLLEKEWLSFGHRFQLRVGHGDKNHTDADRSPVFIQFIDCVWQLTRQFPAAFEFNENFLVTILDHLYSCLFGTFLCNSEQQRLKEEIPKRTVSLWSYINSQLEDFTNPLYVNYTNHVLFPVVSLRHLELWVGYYIRWNPRMRPQEPVHQRYKELLAKRAELQKRVDDLQREVTNRSASSSERASSPTRSITPVQTFV; encoded by the exons ATGGAGAAGAGCGGTAGCATCGACAGCCTGGGCTCGAAGCGTTTCTCGTCCCGACAGCCAAGTGTTGATTCATTGTCCAG CACGTCCACCTCTCGCTCTGACCGCTCTGCCCAGGCCAAAGCAGCCTCTGCCATGTCTTGTGACTCTGGGGCCACTCCTACAGAGCTCTCCCCAGAGCTCAGG GTCAAGCCAAAAACTGCTGCCAAG CAGGTGCCTAGAGATTCAGACAAAGAAGAGCCACAGTTACTTCCAAATGAAACCGTTCATGACATGG ccCAAGATGTCACCTACTTCTGTCCTTTCATCGGAGCAATGAGGGGGACGGTGACAGTAACCAACTACAGACTTTTCTTCAGATGCATGGACAGG GAGCCATCATTTGTGTTGGACCTGCCCCTCGGAGTGGTGAGTCGTGTGGAAAAGATTGGAAGTGCCTCTAGTCGTGGCGACGTGTCATACGGGCTAGTATGCAAG GATATGCGTAATCTGCGATTTGCTCACAAACAACTGGAGGACACACTGAGGAAGTCCATTTTCGAAGTGCTGGTGAAATTTGCGTTTCCTGTTTCCAACGGGCTG CAAATCTTTGCCTGTGAATATGGCCAAGTGTTTCCTGAAAACGGATGGAAGGTGTATGACGCTGTCTCAGAATACAAAAGACAG GGTATACCAAATGAAAGCTGGAGGGTAACAAAAGTCAATGACCACTACGAGGTTTGCGACACCTACCCATCAACCCTGGCGGTGCCTGTGAACATACCAGACGAAGAGCTGAAGAGAGTAGCTGCCTTCCGAGCCAAGGGAAGGATACCT GTGTTGTCATGGATCCATCCGGAGAGCCAGGCCACAGTGACGCGCTGCAGTCAGCCCATGGTGGGAGTAAACGGGAAGCGCAGCAAAGAGGATGAGAAATACCTTCAGGCCATCATGGATGCTAATGCTCAGTCCCATAAACTGTTCATCTTCGATGCCAGGCCCAGTGTCAACGCTGCTGCCAACAAG ATGAAAGGCGGTGGTTATGAAAGTGAAGATGCGTATCAAAATGCTGAGCTGGTGTTCTTGGATATTCACAACATCCATGTGATGAGAGAGTCCCTACGCAAGCTGAAGGACGTGGTCTACCCCAACATCGAGGATTCCCATTGGCTCTCCAATCTGGAGTCCACTCATTGGCTTGAGCACATCAAG TTGATCCTAGCAGGAGCCCTGCGTATTGCAGACAAGGTGGAGTCTGGGAAAACTTCAGTGGTGGTGCACTGCAGCGACGGCTGGGATCGCACGGGCCAGCTCACCTCCCTGGCCATGCTCATGCTGGACGCTCACTACCGCACCATCCGCGGCTTCGAGGTGTTGCTGGAGAAAGAGTGGCTGAGCTTCGGTCACCGCTTCCAGCTG CGTGTTGGTCACGGCGATAAGAACCACACCGACGCAGACCGCTCACCTGTTTTCATTCAGTTCATCGACTGTGTCTGGCAATTGACTCGCCAG TTTCCTGCTGCCTTTGAGTTCAACGAAAACTTCCTGGTGACCATCCTGGATCACCTGTACAGCTGCCTGTTTGGGACATTCTTGTGCAACAGCGAACAGCAGAGGCTGAAAGAG GAGATTCCCAAGAGGACAGTGTCGTTGTGGTCCTACATCAACAGCCAGCTGGAGGACTTCACCAATCCCTTGTATGTGAACTATACCAACCATGTGCTGTTTCCTGTAGTCAGCTTACGTCACCTGGAGCTTTGGGTTGGCTACTACATCCGCTGGAACCCTCGCATGAGGCCTCAG GAACCTGTTCATCAGCGCTACAAGGAGCTGCTGGCGAAGCGTGCGGAGCTGCAGAAGAGAGTGGACGACCTGCAGCGAGAGGTGACCAATCGCTCGGCCTCTTCCTCTGAACGTGCCAGCTCCCCCACACGCTCCATCACGCCGGTGCAGACCTTTGTTTGA
- the mtmr2 gene encoding phosphatidylinositol-3,5-bisphosphate 3-phosphatase MTMR2 isoform X2: MEKSGSIDSLGSKRFSSRQPSVDSLSSTSTSRSDRSAQAKAASAMSCDSGATPTELSPELRVKPKTAAKVPRDSDKEEPQLLPNETVHDMAQDVTYFCPFIGAMRGTVTVTNYRLFFRCMDREPSFVLDLPLGVVSRVEKIGSASSRGDVSYGLVCKDMRNLRFAHKQLEDTLRKSIFEVLVKFAFPVSNGLQIFACEYGQVFPENGWKVYDAVSEYKRQGIPNESWRVTKVNDHYEVCDTYPSTLAVPVNIPDEELKRVAAFRAKGRIPVLSWIHPESQATVTRCSQPMVGVNGKRSKEDEKYLQAIMDANAQSHKLFIFDARPSVNAAANKMKGGGYESEDAYQNAELVFLDIHNIHVMRESLRKLKDVVYPNIEDSHWLSNLESTHWLEHIKLILAGALRIADKVESGKTSVVVHCSDGWDRTGQLTSLAMLMLDAHYRTIRGFEVLLEKEWLSFGHRFQLRVGHGDKNHTDADRSPVFIQFIDCVWQLTRQFPAAFEFNENFLVTILDHLYSCLFGTFLCNSEQQRLKEEIPKRTVSLWSYINSQLEDFTNPLYVNYTNHVLFPVVSLRHLELWVGYYIRWNPRMRPQEPVHQRYKELLAKRAELQKRVDDLQREVTNRSASSSERASSPTRSITPVQTFV; encoded by the exons ATGGAGAAGAGCGGTAGCATCGACAGCCTGGGCTCGAAGCGTTTCTCGTCCCGACAGCCAAGTGTTGATTCATTGTCCAG CACGTCCACCTCTCGCTCTGACCGCTCTGCCCAGGCCAAAGCAGCCTCTGCCATGTCTTGTGACTCTGGGGCCACTCCTACAGAGCTCTCCCCAGAGCTCAGG GTCAAGCCAAAAACTGCTGCCAAG GTGCCTAGAGATTCAGACAAAGAAGAGCCACAGTTACTTCCAAATGAAACCGTTCATGACATGG ccCAAGATGTCACCTACTTCTGTCCTTTCATCGGAGCAATGAGGGGGACGGTGACAGTAACCAACTACAGACTTTTCTTCAGATGCATGGACAGG GAGCCATCATTTGTGTTGGACCTGCCCCTCGGAGTGGTGAGTCGTGTGGAAAAGATTGGAAGTGCCTCTAGTCGTGGCGACGTGTCATACGGGCTAGTATGCAAG GATATGCGTAATCTGCGATTTGCTCACAAACAACTGGAGGACACACTGAGGAAGTCCATTTTCGAAGTGCTGGTGAAATTTGCGTTTCCTGTTTCCAACGGGCTG CAAATCTTTGCCTGTGAATATGGCCAAGTGTTTCCTGAAAACGGATGGAAGGTGTATGACGCTGTCTCAGAATACAAAAGACAG GGTATACCAAATGAAAGCTGGAGGGTAACAAAAGTCAATGACCACTACGAGGTTTGCGACACCTACCCATCAACCCTGGCGGTGCCTGTGAACATACCAGACGAAGAGCTGAAGAGAGTAGCTGCCTTCCGAGCCAAGGGAAGGATACCT GTGTTGTCATGGATCCATCCGGAGAGCCAGGCCACAGTGACGCGCTGCAGTCAGCCCATGGTGGGAGTAAACGGGAAGCGCAGCAAAGAGGATGAGAAATACCTTCAGGCCATCATGGATGCTAATGCTCAGTCCCATAAACTGTTCATCTTCGATGCCAGGCCCAGTGTCAACGCTGCTGCCAACAAG ATGAAAGGCGGTGGTTATGAAAGTGAAGATGCGTATCAAAATGCTGAGCTGGTGTTCTTGGATATTCACAACATCCATGTGATGAGAGAGTCCCTACGCAAGCTGAAGGACGTGGTCTACCCCAACATCGAGGATTCCCATTGGCTCTCCAATCTGGAGTCCACTCATTGGCTTGAGCACATCAAG TTGATCCTAGCAGGAGCCCTGCGTATTGCAGACAAGGTGGAGTCTGGGAAAACTTCAGTGGTGGTGCACTGCAGCGACGGCTGGGATCGCACGGGCCAGCTCACCTCCCTGGCCATGCTCATGCTGGACGCTCACTACCGCACCATCCGCGGCTTCGAGGTGTTGCTGGAGAAAGAGTGGCTGAGCTTCGGTCACCGCTTCCAGCTG CGTGTTGGTCACGGCGATAAGAACCACACCGACGCAGACCGCTCACCTGTTTTCATTCAGTTCATCGACTGTGTCTGGCAATTGACTCGCCAG TTTCCTGCTGCCTTTGAGTTCAACGAAAACTTCCTGGTGACCATCCTGGATCACCTGTACAGCTGCCTGTTTGGGACATTCTTGTGCAACAGCGAACAGCAGAGGCTGAAAGAG GAGATTCCCAAGAGGACAGTGTCGTTGTGGTCCTACATCAACAGCCAGCTGGAGGACTTCACCAATCCCTTGTATGTGAACTATACCAACCATGTGCTGTTTCCTGTAGTCAGCTTACGTCACCTGGAGCTTTGGGTTGGCTACTACATCCGCTGGAACCCTCGCATGAGGCCTCAG GAACCTGTTCATCAGCGCTACAAGGAGCTGCTGGCGAAGCGTGCGGAGCTGCAGAAGAGAGTGGACGACCTGCAGCGAGAGGTGACCAATCGCTCGGCCTCTTCCTCTGAACGTGCCAGCTCCCCCACACGCTCCATCACGCCGGTGCAGACCTTTGTTTGA
- the fam76b gene encoding protein FAM76B isoform X3, which yields MATSALYACTKCNQRYPFEELSQGQQLCKECRIAHPIVKCTFCRSEFQQESKTNTICKKCAQNVKQFGTPKPCQYCNIIAAFIGTKCQRCTNSEKKYGPPQTCEQCKQQCAFDRKEEGRRKVDGKLLCWLCTLSYRRVLQKTKEQRKGFGSSNSSSLNEKDHHSRPHHHHHHHQQHRHSSSHHKLSGSLSPEQEQGLWNKSHKSSSIQKETPKKKPKLELKPSNGDSSSITQSMDSGGTDNFILISQLKEEVMSLKRVLQQKDQTILEKDRKLTELKADFQYQESNMRVKMNQMDKSHKESMEHQQGKNRELLKQVASLSKGKKFDRTGSSLLP from the exons ATGGCAACGTCGGCTCTGTACGCCTGTACGAAGTGTAACCAGCGGTACCCCTTCGAGGAGCTGTCGCAGGGCCAGCAGCTGTGCAAG GAATGTCGCATTGCACATCCAATAGTGAAGTGCACATTCTGCAGATCTGAGTTTCAACAGGAAAG TAAAACCAATACAATCTGCAAGAAGTGTGCTCAGAACGTCAAACAGTTTGGAACA CCCAAACCCTGCCAGTACTGTAACATCATTGCAGCTTTTATCGGGACAAAATGTCAGCGCTGTACTAACTCGGAGAAGAAATATGGACCTCCACAGACCTGTGAGCAGTGCAAACAGCAATGTGCTTTTGACCGTAAGGAGGAAGGCAGGAGAAAG gtggatgggaaattgctcTGCTGGCTCTGTACCTTGTCTTACCGCCGTGTCCTGCAGAAGACCAAGGAGCAGAGGAAGGGCTTCGGCTCCTCCAACTCCTCCTCGCTGAATGAGAAAGACCACCACTCCAGACCtcaccatcatcaccaccaccaccaacaACACAGACACAGCAGCTCTCATCACAA ACTAAGTGGGAGCTTAAGTCCAGAGCAGGAGCAGGGGCTGTGGAATAAGAG CCATAAATCTTCTTCAATCCAGAAGGAGACTCCAAAGAAGAAACCAAAACTAGAGTTAAAGCCATCCAACGGGGACAG TAGTTCCATCACCCAGTCAATGGACTCTGGAGGAACAGATAACTTCATTCTCATCAGCCAGCTGAAAGAGGAAGTGATGTCACTGAAGAGAGTTCTGCAGCAGAAGGATCAAACCATTCTAGAGAAGGACCGAAAG CTCACGGAGCTCAAAGCAGACTTTCAGTACCAGGAATCCAACATGAGAGTCAAGATGAACCAAATGGATAAATCGCACAAAGAGTCTATGGAGCACCAGCAG GGCAAGAACAGGGAATTGCTGAAACAAGTCGCCTCCCTCTCTAAAGGAAAAAAGTTTGACCGAACAGGAAGTTCACTGCTGCCCTAA
- the fam76b gene encoding protein FAM76B isoform X1, with product MATSALYACTKCNQRYPFEELSQGQQLCKECRIAHPIVKCTFCRSEFQQESKTNTICKKCAQNVKQFGTPKPCQYCNIIAAFIGTKCQRCTNSEKKYGPPQTCEQCKQQCAFDRKEEGRRKVDGKLLCWLCTLSYRRVLQKTKEQRKGFGSSNSSSLNEKDHHSRPHHHHHHHQQHRHSSSHHKLSGSLSPEQEQGLWNKSHKSSSIQKETPKKKPKLELKPSNGDRYCSSITQSMDSGGTDNFILISQLKEEVMSLKRVLQQKDQTILEKDRKLTELKADFQYQESNMRVKMNQMDKSHKESMEHQQGKNRELLKQVASLSKGKKFDRTGSSLLP from the exons ATGGCAACGTCGGCTCTGTACGCCTGTACGAAGTGTAACCAGCGGTACCCCTTCGAGGAGCTGTCGCAGGGCCAGCAGCTGTGCAAG GAATGTCGCATTGCACATCCAATAGTGAAGTGCACATTCTGCAGATCTGAGTTTCAACAGGAAAG TAAAACCAATACAATCTGCAAGAAGTGTGCTCAGAACGTCAAACAGTTTGGAACA CCCAAACCCTGCCAGTACTGTAACATCATTGCAGCTTTTATCGGGACAAAATGTCAGCGCTGTACTAACTCGGAGAAGAAATATGGACCTCCACAGACCTGTGAGCAGTGCAAACAGCAATGTGCTTTTGACCGTAAGGAGGAAGGCAGGAGAAAG gtggatgggaaattgctcTGCTGGCTCTGTACCTTGTCTTACCGCCGTGTCCTGCAGAAGACCAAGGAGCAGAGGAAGGGCTTCGGCTCCTCCAACTCCTCCTCGCTGAATGAGAAAGACCACCACTCCAGACCtcaccatcatcaccaccaccaccaacaACACAGACACAGCAGCTCTCATCACAA ACTAAGTGGGAGCTTAAGTCCAGAGCAGGAGCAGGGGCTGTGGAATAAGAG CCATAAATCTTCTTCAATCCAGAAGGAGACTCCAAAGAAGAAACCAAAACTAGAGTTAAAGCCATCCAACGGGGACAGGTATTG TAGTTCCATCACCCAGTCAATGGACTCTGGAGGAACAGATAACTTCATTCTCATCAGCCAGCTGAAAGAGGAAGTGATGTCACTGAAGAGAGTTCTGCAGCAGAAGGATCAAACCATTCTAGAGAAGGACCGAAAG CTCACGGAGCTCAAAGCAGACTTTCAGTACCAGGAATCCAACATGAGAGTCAAGATGAACCAAATGGATAAATCGCACAAAGAGTCTATGGAGCACCAGCAG GGCAAGAACAGGGAATTGCTGAAACAAGTCGCCTCCCTCTCTAAAGGAAAAAAGTTTGACCGAACAGGAAGTTCACTGCTGCCCTAA
- the fam76b gene encoding protein FAM76B isoform X2 has product MATSALYACTKCNQRYPFEELSQGQQLCKECRIAHPIVKCTFCRSEFQQESKTNTICKKCAQNVKQFGTPKPCQYCNIIAAFIGTKCQRCTNSEKKYGPPQTCEQCKQQCAFDRKEEGRRKVDGKLLCWLCTLSYRRVLQKTKEQRKGFGSSNSSSLNEKDHHSRPHHHHHHHQQHRHSSSHHKLSGSLSPEQEQGLWNKSHKSSSIQKETPKKKPKLELKPSNGDRYCSITQSMDSGGTDNFILISQLKEEVMSLKRVLQQKDQTILEKDRKLTELKADFQYQESNMRVKMNQMDKSHKESMEHQQGKNRELLKQVASLSKGKKFDRTGSSLLP; this is encoded by the exons ATGGCAACGTCGGCTCTGTACGCCTGTACGAAGTGTAACCAGCGGTACCCCTTCGAGGAGCTGTCGCAGGGCCAGCAGCTGTGCAAG GAATGTCGCATTGCACATCCAATAGTGAAGTGCACATTCTGCAGATCTGAGTTTCAACAGGAAAG TAAAACCAATACAATCTGCAAGAAGTGTGCTCAGAACGTCAAACAGTTTGGAACA CCCAAACCCTGCCAGTACTGTAACATCATTGCAGCTTTTATCGGGACAAAATGTCAGCGCTGTACTAACTCGGAGAAGAAATATGGACCTCCACAGACCTGTGAGCAGTGCAAACAGCAATGTGCTTTTGACCGTAAGGAGGAAGGCAGGAGAAAG gtggatgggaaattgctcTGCTGGCTCTGTACCTTGTCTTACCGCCGTGTCCTGCAGAAGACCAAGGAGCAGAGGAAGGGCTTCGGCTCCTCCAACTCCTCCTCGCTGAATGAGAAAGACCACCACTCCAGACCtcaccatcatcaccaccaccaccaacaACACAGACACAGCAGCTCTCATCACAA ACTAAGTGGGAGCTTAAGTCCAGAGCAGGAGCAGGGGCTGTGGAATAAGAG CCATAAATCTTCTTCAATCCAGAAGGAGACTCCAAAGAAGAAACCAAAACTAGAGTTAAAGCCATCCAACGGGGACAGGTATTG TTCCATCACCCAGTCAATGGACTCTGGAGGAACAGATAACTTCATTCTCATCAGCCAGCTGAAAGAGGAAGTGATGTCACTGAAGAGAGTTCTGCAGCAGAAGGATCAAACCATTCTAGAGAAGGACCGAAAG CTCACGGAGCTCAAAGCAGACTTTCAGTACCAGGAATCCAACATGAGAGTCAAGATGAACCAAATGGATAAATCGCACAAAGAGTCTATGGAGCACCAGCAG GGCAAGAACAGGGAATTGCTGAAACAAGTCGCCTCCCTCTCTAAAGGAAAAAAGTTTGACCGAACAGGAAGTTCACTGCTGCCCTAA